The proteins below come from a single Diadema setosum chromosome 21, eeDiaSeto1, whole genome shotgun sequence genomic window:
- the LOC140244874 gene encoding galanin receptor type 1-like, translating into MASNDTTESFSTDSLYTDLVSTASVTSDPTEGGTSKLSGSDLFSIVVYWTTGCIGVFGNIMVLIVFRILRSKRSQANLFILNQSLADLVTSMFIIAFATTRIVRDSMWHGGASGFFLCRFWWSRFFVFSGFAVSTFNLAAMSIERYIAVVHPLKYQTFFTKRNTSIIIVIVWFTAPLMQWVFPIWQYETIDGQCVFQATWKNAHGIAAGVILFFWEYFIPCVIMSYAYITILRTLRFKERIVHAQVGAPDQGGGPKSEGGSNNQVSTSTKKAQARRKNVTVTLFILFIVYFVCWTPNQLTFLQFNLGGPLNFNGIWYHFTVVAAFCNTCINPFIYALKHKQFQEGLKTLCRRKSAVRGGADTSEAGTVID; encoded by the coding sequence ATGGCATCCAACGACACCACAGAGTCTTTTAGTACAGACTCACTGTACACAGACCTAGTATCAACTGCCAGCGTCACATCCGATCCCACGGAAGGAGGAACAAGCAAGCTTTCTGGTAGCGACCTCTTTTCGATCGTTGTCTACTGGACCACCGGATGCATCGGAGTCTTCGGCAACATCATGGTTCTCATCGTCTTTCGGATTCTCAGATCGAAGCGCAGCCAGGCGAATCTCTTCATCCTAAACCAATCTCTGGCCGACCTGGTCACGTCCATGTTCATCATCGCCTTCGCTACGACACGCATAGTCCGCGACAGCATGTGGCACGGGGGTGCTTCGGGGTTCTTTCTCTGTCGCTTCTGGTGGTCGCGATTCTTTGTCTTCTCCGGCTTCGCTGTGTCAACATTCAACTTAGCAGCGATGTCTATTGAGCGTTATATTGCCGTCGTCCACCCTCTCAAATATCAGACATTTTTCACGAAACGCAACACAAGCATCATCATCGTGATCGTTTGGTTTACAGCTCCCTTGATGCAATGGGTTTTTCCCATCTGGCAATACGAGACCATCGACGGCCAATGCGTGTTTCAGGCCACGTGGAAGAACGCGCATGGTATTGCCGCAGGTGTGATTCTTTTCTTCTGGGAATACTTCATTCCCTGCGTCATAATGTCGTACGCGTATATCACAATACTACGCACGCTGCGTTTCAAGGAGCGAATTGTCCACGCCCAAGTGGGTGCACCGGATCAAGGAGGGGGGCCGAAGTCGGAAGGCGGGTCAAACAACCAAGTGAGTACATCGACGAAGAAGGCCCAAGCCAGACGCAAGAATGTCACCGTCACACTTTTTATCCTCTTCATCGTCTACTTCGTCTGCTGGACTCCCAACCAGTTGACCTTCTTGCAGTTCAATCTCGGTGGGCCACTCAACTTCAACGGCATTTGGTATCATTTCACAGTGGTGGCCGCGTTCTGCAACACATGCATCAACCCGTTCATCTACGCCTTGAAACACAAGCAATTTCAGGAGGGCTTGAAGACATTGTGCCGCCGCAAAAGTGCTGTCCGCGGTGGTGCGGACACCAGCGAGGCGGGAACGGTAATAGACTGA